A region of the Stieleria neptunia genome:
GCCCGAAAGTCCGCTTCGCGAGGAGTTGCTGCAGTCCTGCGCCGACGCCCTGGACGCGGTCAAACGGGCCGGCCAGATCGCCAATCAAACACTCCACCAGTCCCCTTGAGCAGCGATCCCGGGATCCGAATCAGCCCGACAAACTCGGCGGTATCTCCGTCTCGCCCCAGTTTTTGCTAGACTGAACGTCAAATCAGCATCGGTTACGCTTTTGCGATCGCCGAGTGATCGATTAAAGTGTACCCAGCGAGACTTCCGTCCGAGACACGTCGCCGGCAAGGCCGTCATACCGTCTCACCGCGAAGAACGGCAGCAGAACGCTGGGCTGATTCTGGAAAACGACTCCCATGGTGACCCACACAGAACGCTGCATCGATCCTGTGGATCACCCTCGTTCATCACTCCAACCTATTGAACAGCCAAGATGCCGCTGATCAGCACGAATCCGGTGAAAGAACTTGACGCCCCCGATGAAGCGAGTCGTCTGTACATCGTTGACGATGAAACGGAGCTGCTCACCACCCTGGCCGAATCCCTCCGAGAGCTGGGATTCTCCCCCCAGACGTTCGATCGGCCCGAAAATTTGCTCCTGGCGACGTCGGAGAATGAGACCGGCTGCGTGATCACCGACCTGCGGATGCCCGGCATCGGTGGCGTGGAACTGCTCCGACGACTCAACCAACGCGACAGCTGCTTGTCCGTGATCCTATTGACGGCGTTCGCCGATGTGCCGACCGCCGTCGACGCGATGAAACTCGGTGCCGTCAGCGTCGTCGAAAAGCCGTTCGAACTGCACGCCCTGGCCGATGAAATCAATGCGGCGATGCGGTGCAGCGAGCAGGCCTACGCCCGACGCCAAGACCTCCGCTCGGCCAGACAACGCCTGGATCAGCTCACCAACGAAGAAAAGGCCGTGCTGGACCTGGCCATCGAAGGTCGCCCCAACCGCGAAATCGCCGAGCAACTGGAAATCAGCCCTCGGACTGTCGATCGCCGGCGACAATCCGCGCTGCGAAAACTCGTCGCCGAGTCGGTCGCCGAGTACGCCGTCCTGAAAACACGCGCCGGACGGGACTGACCCCCACCGGACGCGCCGAGCGATAGCGCTCTCCCGCCCCTCAAGGTCGTGGAGATTTTCAGTCACCCTCCTGGCAGGCGGGTCGAGCGCAGCGAGGGGAGGTCGAACGGTGAATCACGATGTTCACTTCACTCTTGATGGGCGCCACCTAGTGCTTCGTCAACTTTTTATACTTAGGGTACCGCGGAAAAGGGGTCAGGTACCAAAAATGCGAAGCACCCTGCGGGCCATTTGGTTTTTGGTACCTGACCCCTTTTCCGCTCGCTCCCAGGGGGAGGGTGACGAAAACCCCTTCCTATCAACCACTTAAAACCTGCACGACCTGGTTACCAGGGAGCGTGACCTTAAAACCGCACGACCTCCGGAGACGGAGGGGGCCCCAAGACGTCCCGCCGGGCCTAACCAACACCACCCTAAGTGGTGGACCTTCGCGGTCGCCTCAAATTACCGAAAAAAGTCGGCGAGCGGCCTCCGAGACTTAACTCGTCATCGCTCAACGGGTTACCGTCACGGGGCTGCGTTGGCAGTCTCAAAACTCCGGAATCTGCGGTTGACCACACCGGCTCGCTGCGTACTCTTAGGCTACCGATTGGGTTGAATCGACGCAGTTCAGGTGCCCGCTGGAAATCCACTCCCGGAACGTAAACCATTGCTATCTATTGGTTTGCGGAAAAAGGAGGCCCTGGCAAACCACTCCGGCACCGCGCCGTCGATTCGACCTACCTATCTTCCGCGAGTTCGCCTCGCGTGGGGTTCACGCGG
Encoded here:
- a CDS encoding response regulator transcription factor, with the translated sequence MPLISTNPVKELDAPDEASRLYIVDDETELLTTLAESLRELGFSPQTFDRPENLLLATSENETGCVITDLRMPGIGGVELLRRLNQRDSCLSVILLTAFADVPTAVDAMKLGAVSVVEKPFELHALADEINAAMRCSEQAYARRQDLRSARQRLDQLTNEEKAVLDLAIEGRPNREIAEQLEISPRTVDRRRQSALRKLVAESVAEYAVLKTRAGRD